The following are from one region of the Methyloversatilis discipulorum genome:
- the lptF gene encoding LPS export ABC transporter permease LptF: protein MIFQRAALREFASTALTVFVALFAIVLSTQLVRLLGQAAGGKVASEAVMALLGFGALRYLGVILSLTLFISVLLAMSRSWRDSEMVVWFATGLPLSAWVRPVLLFALPMVIAVGVLSLYLAPWSQVKSAEFRTRMSNRDDVAQMSPGSFRESSQANRVFFVESGDGTDGAVKNIFVSTTDKGKVGVIVAGDGYTQTMESGDRFVVLLNGRRYEGEPGSPEYRVMEFERYAVRIETKEAQGVESRPYLLTVEELLADPTAPNMGELAFRIGLPIAALNLALLAIPLSFVNPRAGRANNLLMALLIYLVYSNLLSITQAWVSQGKLSFGGVLWTLHGGMFLLLAGMFAWRMYGHLPRTWLGR, encoded by the coding sequence TTGATCTTCCAGCGCGCCGCCCTGCGCGAATTCGCCAGTACCGCTTTGACGGTGTTCGTCGCCTTGTTCGCGATCGTGCTGTCCACTCAGCTCGTGCGCCTGCTCGGACAGGCGGCGGGCGGGAAAGTGGCATCGGAAGCGGTGATGGCGCTGCTCGGCTTCGGCGCGCTGCGCTATCTGGGCGTGATCCTGTCGCTGACGCTGTTCATATCGGTGCTGCTGGCGATGTCCCGCAGCTGGCGGGATTCGGAAATGGTGGTGTGGTTCGCGACCGGTCTGCCCCTGTCCGCCTGGGTGCGGCCAGTGCTGCTGTTCGCGTTGCCCATGGTGATCGCGGTCGGGGTGCTGTCGCTGTACCTGGCGCCGTGGTCGCAGGTGAAGAGCGCCGAATTCCGCACCCGAATGAGCAACCGCGACGACGTGGCGCAGATGTCGCCCGGCAGCTTCCGCGAGTCGTCGCAGGCCAACCGGGTGTTCTTCGTCGAGAGCGGCGACGGCACCGACGGCGCGGTCAAGAACATCTTCGTCAGCACGACCGACAAGGGCAAGGTCGGCGTCATCGTCGCCGGTGACGGCTACACGCAGACCATGGAATCCGGCGACCGCTTCGTCGTGCTGCTGAACGGACGCCGCTACGAGGGCGAGCCGGGCAGCCCGGAGTACCGCGTGATGGAATTCGAACGTTACGCGGTGCGGATCGAAACGAAGGAAGCGCAGGGTGTCGAGTCGCGCCCCTACCTGCTGACGGTCGAGGAACTGCTGGCCGACCCGACCGCACCGAACATGGGCGAGCTGGCTTTCCGCATCGGTCTGCCGATTGCTGCGCTGAATCTGGCCCTGCTTGCCATCCCGCTGTCTTTCGTCAATCCGCGCGCCGGGCGCGCCAACAATCTGCTGATGGCGCTGCTGATCTATCTCGTCTATTCGAATCTGCTGAGCATCACCCAGGCCTGGGTGTCGCAGGGCAAGCTGTCCTTCGGCGGCGTGCTGTGGACGCTGCACGGCGGCATGTTCCTGCTGCTGGCCGGCATGTTCGCCTGGCGCATGTATGGCCACTTGCCGCGCACCTGGCTGGGGCGTTGA
- the lptG gene encoding LPS export ABC transporter permease LptG, whose protein sequence is MLIHERYIRREVALATLLVLAAFLGLFGFFDLINELDNLGRGNYGLQHAVMYTVLTMPGRVYETLPIAVLIGALYSLTTLSRHSEITVLRASGMSTGRILRLLARIGLPFVLLTFVTGEFIAPPAERAAQELKLSARSQLLTGEFRSGFWVKDGHDFVNIGSVTPEGVLRKIRIFEFNDSRELLSVLEAASGGYQAPAGWVLTDVTRTDFSENGAKVSKSDTLVWDSDLSPDVMSVMLVVPERMSAWKLWHYIRHLSDNRQETGRYEIALWKKFSYPLACFVMLALALPFAYMHNRNAAVSIKVFTGVMIGVLFHMLNGLFSNLGAINSWPPYAAALTPGFLFVFAAAAMLWWEDRR, encoded by the coding sequence ATGCTGATCCACGAACGCTACATCCGCCGCGAAGTCGCCCTGGCCACACTGCTGGTGCTGGCGGCCTTTCTCGGGCTGTTCGGTTTCTTCGACCTGATCAACGAGCTCGATAACCTGGGGCGCGGCAATTACGGCCTGCAGCACGCGGTGATGTACACGGTGCTGACCATGCCCGGTCGTGTGTACGAAACGCTGCCGATCGCGGTGTTGATCGGCGCGCTGTACTCATTGACCACGCTGTCGCGCCATTCGGAAATCACCGTGCTGCGTGCGTCGGGGATGTCGACCGGTCGCATCCTGCGTCTGCTTGCACGCATCGGCCTGCCCTTCGTGCTGCTCACCTTCGTCACTGGCGAATTCATCGCGCCACCGGCCGAGCGCGCGGCGCAGGAACTGAAGCTGTCGGCCCGTTCGCAGCTGCTCACCGGCGAGTTCCGCAGCGGCTTCTGGGTCAAGGACGGTCACGATTTCGTCAATATCGGCAGCGTCACGCCCGAGGGGGTGCTGCGCAAGATCCGCATTTTCGAGTTCAACGACAGCCGGGAACTGCTGTCCGTGCTGGAGGCGGCAAGCGGCGGCTACCAGGCGCCTGCCGGATGGGTGCTCACCGACGTCACCCGCACGGACTTCTCGGAGAACGGCGCCAAGGTGAGCAAGTCGGACACACTGGTGTGGGATTCCGATCTTAGTCCGGATGTGATGAGCGTGATGCTGGTGGTGCCGGAGCGGATGTCGGCGTGGAAGCTGTGGCACTACATCCGGCACCTGTCGGACAACAGACAGGAGACCGGCCGCTACGAAATCGCGCTGTGGAAGAAATTCAGCTATCCGCTTGCCTGCTTCGTCATGCTGGCGCTCGCGCTGCCATTCGCCTACATGCACAACCGCAATGCGGCGGTCAGCATCAAGGTGTTCACCGGCGTGATGATAGGCGTGCTGTTCCACATGCTGAACGGCCTGTTCTCGAACCTCGGCGCGATCAACTCGTGGCCGCCTTATGCGGCGGCACTGACGCCAGGCTTCCTCTTCGTATTCGCTGCGGCGGCCATGCTGTGGTGGGAGGACCGCCGTTGA
- a CDS encoding RDD family protein — MSETTRYPAAGLRRRLASLLYESLLLLGVLAAGFMLPYLIVGLFFELAPQGWFAWLHILLLLGLYFVHYWRRGGQTLAMQTWGIRVVDATQDRPPELKRALARYLLSWPSLLFCGVGLFWALFDRDRQFLHDRLAGTRVIRIK, encoded by the coding sequence ATGTCAGAAACGACCCGTTATCCGGCGGCCGGCCTGCGCCGGCGCCTCGCATCGCTGCTCTACGAATCCCTGCTGCTGCTTGGTGTGCTGGCGGCCGGTTTCATGCTGCCCTATCTGATCGTCGGGCTGTTCTTCGAACTGGCGCCGCAGGGCTGGTTCGCCTGGCTGCACATCCTGCTGCTGCTTGGCCTGTATTTCGTTCACTACTGGCGCCGTGGCGGACAGACGCTGGCCATGCAGACCTGGGGGATACGTGTCGTCGACGCGACGCAGGACAGGCCGCCCGAACTGAAACGCGCGCTCGCGCGCTATCTGCTGAGCTGGCCGTCGCTGCTGTTCTGCGGCGTCGGGCTGTTCTGGGCCTTGTTCGACCGCGACCGCCAGTTCCTGCACGACAGACTGGCCGGCACCCGGGTCATCCGCATCAAGTGA
- a CDS encoding DUF3106 domain-containing protein, whose translation MRRKFAGALLAATLACAGASAQTRAPGWHQLGQAEQAILSPLAADWDSFDAERRRKWLDLAARYPSMTVEEQSRMRARMSYWGSLTAQERIEARERYKRLQAMPADQRETLRRQWEAYEGLSPEERSRLGAAQRPGSKAPGAAAAAPVRK comes from the coding sequence ATGCGACGCAAGTTTGCCGGTGCACTGCTTGCAGCCACCCTCGCCTGCGCCGGCGCATCAGCACAGACCCGGGCACCTGGCTGGCATCAGCTCGGCCAGGCCGAACAGGCCATCCTGTCGCCGCTGGCAGCGGACTGGGACAGCTTCGACGCCGAACGCCGCCGCAAGTGGCTCGATCTGGCCGCGCGCTACCCGTCGATGACGGTGGAGGAACAGTCGCGGATGCGTGCCCGCATGAGCTACTGGGGCAGTCTGACGGCACAGGAGCGCATCGAGGCACGCGAGCGCTACAAGCGCCTGCAGGCTATGCCCGCCGACCAGCGCGAAACGCTGCGCCGGCAATGGGAAGCCTACGAAGGGCTGTCGCCGGAGGAACGCAGCCGGCTCGGCGCGGCCCAACGCCCGGGCAGCAAGGCGCCGGGCGCGGCGGCGGCGGCGCCGGTCCGCAAGTAA
- a CDS encoding DUF3619 family protein: MKSTVRTTFPSAATDEAAIGQRVHAALEASCTELPPDIVFRLRQSRERALEAATPRRRLAWLPRFAGLPGHLGGGWLRDGLAPAVGILMLALIAALASQQSQDERFNESLDIDSALLTDDLPIDAYLDRGFGAWLDSQGRS, encoded by the coding sequence ATGAAATCCACCGTTCGAACGACATTTCCGTCCGCGGCGACCGACGAGGCCGCGATCGGCCAGCGCGTGCACGCGGCGCTCGAAGCCTCCTGCACCGAACTGCCCCCCGACATCGTGTTCCGCCTGCGCCAGTCACGCGAGCGCGCACTGGAGGCCGCCACGCCACGCCGCCGACTGGCATGGCTGCCCCGTTTTGCCGGGCTGCCGGGCCATCTGGGCGGCGGCTGGCTGCGCGACGGACTGGCGCCGGCCGTCGGTATCCTGATGCTCGCACTGATCGCCGCCCTGGCCAGCCAGCAATCGCAGGACGAGCGCTTCAACGAATCCCTCGACATCGACAGCGCCCTGCTGACCGACGATCTGCCTATCGACGCCTACCTCGATCGCGGTTTCGGAGCCTGGCTCGACAGCCAGGGCAGGTCCTGA
- a CDS encoding RNA polymerase sigma factor — translation MASREELSGFLAAVERRAFKQAVFALRDDESALDAVQDAMMKLAEKYADRPAEEFPMLFQRILQNVIRDMFRRRKVRSTWTTLLSSFTGSDEDDDYDPLDNMVIDEPSELGRTPEQNLEQSEVMALIEREISRLPTRQREAFLMRYWEELDIAETAAVMGCSEGSVKTHCSRATHALAAALKLRGIKL, via the coding sequence CTGGCATCTCGCGAAGAACTTTCCGGCTTTCTCGCCGCGGTCGAACGGCGCGCCTTCAAACAGGCCGTATTCGCGCTGCGCGACGACGAATCCGCACTCGATGCCGTGCAGGACGCGATGATGAAGCTCGCGGAAAAGTACGCCGACCGGCCGGCGGAAGAGTTTCCGATGCTGTTCCAGCGCATCCTGCAGAACGTGATCCGCGACATGTTCCGGCGGCGCAAGGTGCGCTCGACCTGGACCACGCTGCTGTCGTCCTTTACCGGCTCGGACGAGGACGACGATTACGACCCGCTCGACAACATGGTGATCGACGAGCCGTCGGAACTGGGTCGTACGCCGGAGCAGAACCTCGAACAGAGCGAGGTGATGGCTCTGATAGAGCGTGAAATATCCCGCCTCCCGACGCGTCAACGCGAAGCTTTTCTGATGCGTTACTGGGAAGAATTGGACATTGCCGAAACGGCCGCCGTCATGGGCTGTTCGGAAGGCAGCGTCAAGACGCATTGCTCGCGCGCGACCCACGCGCTCGCTGCCGCCCTCAAACTGCGTGGCATCAAGCTATGA